One Hordeum vulgare subsp. vulgare chromosome 4H, MorexV3_pseudomolecules_assembly, whole genome shotgun sequence DNA window includes the following coding sequences:
- the LOC123451167 gene encoding protein AUXIN-REGULATED GENE INVOLVED IN ORGAN SIZE-like → MDSQFGAMDRGGSRQRSSPVLARPNTAKRQMQQQRANAADKKVVIPNYFGVEAFFVLACLTVSLLILPLVLPPLPPPPSLLLLLPVCLLILLMVLAFMPTDVRSMATSYL, encoded by the coding sequence ATGGATAGCCAGTTCGGTGCAATGGACAGAGGCGGTAGTAGGCAGAGGAGCAGCCCTGTGTTAGCCAGACCAAATACTGCAAAGAGGCAAATGCAGCAGCAGAGGGCAAATGCTGCTGACAAGAAGGTTGTCATACCGAACTACTTCGGCGTCGAAGCGTTCTTCGTGCTCGCCTGCCTCACCGTTTCATTGCTCATACTGCCATTGGTGCTGCCTCCGTTGCCCCCACCGCCATCGCTACTGCTGCTCTTGCCGGTCTGCTTGCTCATCCTGTTGATGGTGCTGGCCTTCATGCCGACTGATGTGCGGAGCATGGCCACCTCTTACTTGTAA